CCGATCAGGATCAGGCCGAGGCTGGTGACCGAGCAGACCCGCCACGCGTAGCGGAGTTTGGATAGGTATTCGGGGGATCCAGGCAGGTCTTGGGGGATTGCGACCATGACTCCCAGTCTGACGTGCGTTGTACGTCGACCGTGATCCAACTTCACCCGAAACGCGCCGCGTCCGCTTCCGTATCCCGCGTCCGTGTTCACCCGCGCGTGCCGCGTCCGCGTTCATCACCGCGTCCGCCCGTGTGTCCCGCGCCCGCCCGGCATCCGGTATCCGTGTCCCGCGTTCGCCCCCCGCGTGCCGAGGGCGCGCCTTCCCTTTCGTGAGTAGGCGCACCCCTCCGCCGGTCGTGCGGCGTGCCCTCAGCGGGCCCGTTTGCGCAGGCCCTCCATGTCGTGGACGATCACGCGGCGCCGGCCCGTCTCGATCAGCCCGCGATCGCGCAGGGAGCGCAGCGCCTTGCTGACCGCCTCGCGGGAGGCCCCGGTCCAGCCCGCCAGCTCGTCCTGGGAGAGGGGCAGCGCCACCCGTACCCCGCCGTTGTCCGGTTCGCCGTACCGCTCGGCCAGCTCGACCAGCCGGGTGGCCACGCGGCCGGTGGTGTCGAACGCGCCGTACTCGATGCGCTTGCGGTCGGAGTCGCGCATCTTGCCGGTCACCATCTGCATCAGCAGTACGGCGACTCTCCCATGAGCCTGCAGGTACGAGGAGAAGTCGCGGACCGTGATCCCTTCCACCGGTTCGAGGGCGGTGACCGTGGCGGACCTGGGCAGCCCGTCGATCGCCGCGAACTCGCCGAGCAGCGCCCCGGGTCCCCGTACCGCGAGGACCACCTCACTGCCGACCGCGGTGTGCGAGGACACCTTGACGCGGCCGGAGGTCAGGATGAGCACCCAGTCGCTCACGTCGCCTTCGGTGAACATCGTGGCGCCCCTGTCCCAGCGCCGGGGTCGCCCGACGGCGTACAGGGCCTTTACCTCGTCATTTGTGAGCAATGTGATGAATTCGCCCGGTTCGGGGGAAGAAGTCATAACCACCTCCTGGCGATCTCGATTGTGTTCGTTCGGTCCTCGCGGCGAAAGGTACTTTTACGAGAGTCCAGACAGCACGTAGGCATGGACGGGTTGTTCCCTCCCCTTGAGGTTGAGCGGGCCCAGGGGCCGGGTCTTGGCCTGGGGGCCGATCAGGTCGAGGGTGCTCTGGCCGATCACGACGCTGCCGGGCTCGGCGATCCCCTCAAGCCGGGCGGCCACGTTGACGCAGTCGCCCATCGCGTTGAACCCGCGCAACTCGGGGCTGCCGATGTTCCCGACAAGCGCCTCACCGGTGTTGACGCCGATTCTGAAGCGAGGATATCCGGGCGTTCCCGCCGCGATCTCCTCGGCGGCCTCCTGCATCGCCAGGGCCGCCCGCACCGCGGCCAGGGCGTGGTCCTCCTGCCGGGCGGGGGCGTTGAACAGCGCGAGCAGCGCGTCACCCACGAACTGCACGATCGTGCCGCCGTTGCCGAGCACGATGGGCACGGCCGCGGTGTGGTAGCGGTTCAGCATCTCGACGATCTCGCCGGGCGCCACCCGCTCGGAGAAGCTCGTGAAGCCCTTCAGGTCGGCGAAGAGCGCGGTCAGCTCCACCAGCTCGCCGCCGAGCGCCGCGGTCTGCGGGTCGGCGAGCAGCGACTGGGCCACGTCCGGCGACATGTACTGCCGGAAGAGGGTCTCCAGCTCGCTGTAGAGCCGGGCGTTCTCCAGGGAGATGGACATCTGGCCGGCCAGCGTGGCGGCGAGCGCCTCGTCCTGCGGTGTCCTGCCGATCGGCACCTCCAGCGCCCCGGCGAGCCTGCCCTTCACCGTCAGCGGGTGGAGGACCTTCCCCTCCAGCCGGATCGGCCGGTCCTCGGGGAAGTCCCGCTGGCCGTACTCCTTGGAGTTCACGGTGACCCGGCCGTTGTCGACCAGCTTGATCCGGACGTCCCCGTACGCCTGCCGCACGCGGTCGAGGCCCTGGGCCAGCATCTCCTTCTCCGGCAGGCCCACGCGGGCCTGCCTGCCGATGTCGGCCAGCGCCGCGAGCCGGTCGCTCAGCTCCCGCTCGTTGGCCAGTGCCTCGCCCGCCCGGTCGAGCACCGCCACCTGCGACTCGGTGAGCCCGAACTTGCCCGCCAGCCTGTCCGCGATCGGGACCTTGCTCTCCTCCCTGCGCCGCAGGTGGCCGACGAGCTCCTCCAGGGCGGCCTCGTAGTCGGCCCTGATCCTGCGGACCGTCGCCGACAGCGCCACCGAGTCGAACAGCCCCGCGCTCGTGCCCTCCCGCCGGAACTGCATGTAGGCGCTGTAGGCGACGAAGACGAACGCCGTGGTCAGCAGCACGTGCCACAGCCACCACGACAGGTGCCAGTTGCGGTGGGACAACCCCGCGACCAGCGCCTCGGCAAGCAGCGCGTACGCGGTGACCAGGCTGATCAGCACGACCGCCGGGCGCCTGCGGTGCAGTTGGAACATCATCGCCGACGCCGCAGTGAACAGGGCCACCCCGATCCACTCCAGGCCGCCCAGGCCCGTCCCCTCGGGGGGCGAGCCGCTGAGCGGGGTCAGGCCCGGCACCAGGCAGGCCACCCCCCACAGGGTGATCAGGGCCGCGAGACCGCCGCGCAGCCACATCTGGTTCCTCAACACGGCCTCGGCTGCCCGCTCACCCAGGGGCAGAGCCGATGTGAACGCGAACACCGAGGCCACGAGAAGACCGACGGGGTGGGAGAGGTCGAAGCCGTAACTCGGCTGGTCGCCCAGGATGATCCCCGGCGTGGTCAGCCCGTGCACCAGGAACGATCCCGCCCCGCTCAGGAAGACCAGCGAGACCAGCAGCAGCCGGGCGTCCGCCCGCCGGGCCGAGGCCTCGCCGACCATGAGGCCCAGGACCAGGTTGATCCCGGCCACGGTGATGATCAGCCAGAAATGGCTGGGATTGTCATGTAAGACGATGTTCAGATCGGGTTCGGCCAGCAGCAGCCATAGCCCAAGCATCGGCAGCGCCAGATGCAACGCCCACACCACGGTGCGGATCGGCTGGGTCGCCGGTGGCAGGTACGGTTCCCGTCGGGCACGGTCTTCCGCGACCGCGTCTGTCGGGTTGATGGTCGGCACGGTGGCCTCCGCGTCTGGAGAACCCTGTTGGTTCCCTGTCTTGTTCGTCCACGCCCAACGGGCGGGTTCCCCCGAACGGTCTGATTATCCCGTACGCGACCGGTGTCGGCAGGCGAGATGAACGCCGGGTTCCGACGCCGAAGCGTGATGTTTCAGGTGCCAACCGCTGGAACGTTTGAAACGTGTACTACGTGTATCCCTCCCATCACACCAGACTCTGGTGTCGCAGAAAGGAAGCCCAGTGGCTATCAAGTTGCCGGGCGGACGCACGCTCGCCGCCGTGACCGTTGGCGTGCTTGTCGGAACGTTGTTCACCGCGAGCGGCAGCGCCGTCGCCTCGTCGGCGGCCGCGGAGATCCACGCGTGCGTCCACAAGCAGACGCGCTACACCCGGATCGTCAACGCGACGGCCAGGTGCAGGCCGACCGAGGTCCGGATCAAGTGGGGCCAGACGACCCAGGGGCAGCAGGGGATCGCCAGCGCCGGTCCGCAGGGCCCGCGAGGCCCGCAGGGCCTCAAGGGCGATGCCGGCCCGCAGGGTCCGCAGGGGCCGCAGGGCCTGCGCGGTCTCAGGGGCGCCACCGGTCCGCAGGGGGTCAAGGGCGACGTCGGCCCGCAGGGGCCCAAGGGTGCCGATGGGGAGAAGGGCAACACCGGCCCGCAGGGACCGAAGGGCGACGACGGCGCGCAGGGTCCGAAGGGTGCCGATGGGGAGAAGGGCGCCATCGGCCCGCAGGGTCTCAAGGGCGCCGACGGCAAGCCGGGTGCCGACGGTCTCAAGGGTGCGGACGGCAGGCCCGGCAAGGACGGCAGGGACGGCGACGACGGCCGGAACGGCAGGGACGGCGATGACGGCGACGACGGTAAGAGCGCCTACGAGGTCTGGCTCGAACTGCCGGGTAACCGGGGCAAGTCCAAGACGGAGTTCATCGCGTCGTTGAAGGGCCCCAAGGGCGACCCCGGCACGCCGGGCTCGGGCGGCGGCTCCGGGGTCCCCACCGTCACCACCGTGACCGGGTCGTTCAATTTCGGCGGCCAGGGCGGAAGCCAGAGCGTGAGCTGCGGTTCGGGCAAGGTCGTCACGGGCGGCGGCTTCAGCGGCAGCGGCGGCAGCGGTTCCGCTCAGATCTACACGAGCGCGCCCACCGGCTCCGGCTGGACCGTGAGCGGAAAGAACACCAGCGGCACCGTCTACGCGCTCTGCATGGGCGCCTCCTGATCTCCGGCTGAGCGCGACAGGACGTGAGAGGCCCCGGACGGCTGTTGGGGCCCCTCACATGCCGTGGAACACGAACGGCCGTGCGGTCCACCTTGTGACGGCACCGGCGACGGTCACGGGAGAGGAATCCACGTGATTCGTCCGGTCGTCCGGTCATTCGACCCGTTCGCGGGAACGCGACGGGCGGGCGGCGCGGTGAGGACCCTCGTCCTCACCGCGTCGTCCTCCCGGCGTCGACCGCGTGATCCATATAGATCGGTCAGGCCCCGCACCGTCACGTGACGGTGCGGGGCCTGACCCATGAGTGCCTCGTACGGAAGACGATCAGCCGAAGATGCCCGGCAGGGTGGCCGTGTGGGTCTCCCGCAGCTCGGTGATCGGGATGTCCAGGACGCCCGCCACCTTCAGGGAGTCGCCGCCGGTGGTGCCCAGGCCGTAACAGGGCACCTCGCGGGCCGCGCACAGCTCCGCGAAGGCGTCGAACGACTCCGGCCCGACGGTCACCAGCGCGCGGGCCGACGACTCGCTGAACAGGTCGACGAACGCGTCGTCACCCGTCAGGGAGACCTCGCAGCCGACGTCCTGGGCCATGCAGGCCTCGGCGAGGGCGATGGCCAGCCCGCCGTCCGACAGGTCGTGGGAACCGGTCAGCAGCCCCCGCGAGGCCGCCTCGGCCAGGACGAGGGCCAGGTCGCGCTCCGACTCCAGCCGTGCCACGGGCGGCAGGCCGCCGAGGTGGCCGTGGGCCACGTGCGCCCACTCCGAGCCGCCGAACTCCTCCTCGGTGTCGCCGAGCAGGACGATCCTGTCGCCGTCGCCGGTGAAGCCGGTCCGCACGCGGGTGGCCACGTCGTCGATGACGCCCAGCACGCCGACGACCGGCGTCGGGTGGATCGGGACGGATCCCGTCTGGTTGTAGAACGAGACGTTGCCGCCGGTCACCGGGACACCGAGGGTCTTGCAGGCGTCGGCGAGGCCGCGCACGGCCTCGGCGAACTGCCACATGACCTCGGGGTCCTCGGGGGAGCCGAAGTTGAGGCAGTTGGTCACCGCCAGCGGCGTCGCGCCGGTCACGGCCACGTTCCGGTACGCCTCGGCGAGGGCGAGCTGGGCCCCCGCGTACGGGTCGAGGCGGGCGTATCGGCCGTTGCCGTCGGTGGCCAGCGCGATGCCCCTGGTCGTCTCCTCGGCGCCGGGCATCGCCTCGCTGATGCGCAGCACGCCCGCGTCGGCGGGCTGGGCCAGCACGGTGTTGCCGCGGACGTACCGGTCGTACTGGGAGGTGACCCACTCCTTGGACGCCAGGTTCGGCGAGCCGAGGAGCTCCAGCAGTGCCGCGCGCAGGTCGGCGGGGCGGTCGAGGCGGCCGGGGTCGTCGCCGTTCAGCGCGACCTGGCCGGCGGGCTCGTGGAACGGCCGCTCGTAGACCGGGCCCTCGTCGGCCGCGGTGCCCGGCGGGATGTCGACGATGGTCTCGCCGTGCCAGGTCATCACGAGGCGGCCTCCGTCGGTGACCTCGCCGATCACGGTC
This region of Streptosporangium sp. NBC_01495 genomic DNA includes:
- a CDS encoding Crp/Fnr family transcriptional regulator, with product MTSSPEPGEFITLLTNDEVKALYAVGRPRRWDRGATMFTEGDVSDWVLILTSGRVKVSSHTAVGSEVVLAVRGPGALLGEFAAIDGLPRSATVTALEPVEGITVRDFSSYLQAHGRVAVLLMQMVTGKMRDSDRKRIEYGAFDTTGRVATRLVELAERYGEPDNGGVRVALPLSQDELAGWTGASREAVSKALRSLRDRGLIETGRRRVIVHDMEGLRKRAR
- a CDS encoding adenylate/guanylate cyclase domain-containing protein gives rise to the protein MPTINPTDAVAEDRARREPYLPPATQPIRTVVWALHLALPMLGLWLLLAEPDLNIVLHDNPSHFWLIITVAGINLVLGLMVGEASARRADARLLLVSLVFLSGAGSFLVHGLTTPGIILGDQPSYGFDLSHPVGLLVASVFAFTSALPLGERAAEAVLRNQMWLRGGLAALITLWGVACLVPGLTPLSGSPPEGTGLGGLEWIGVALFTAASAMMFQLHRRRPAVVLISLVTAYALLAEALVAGLSHRNWHLSWWLWHVLLTTAFVFVAYSAYMQFRREGTSAGLFDSVALSATVRRIRADYEAALEELVGHLRRREESKVPIADRLAGKFGLTESQVAVLDRAGEALANERELSDRLAALADIGRQARVGLPEKEMLAQGLDRVRQAYGDVRIKLVDNGRVTVNSKEYGQRDFPEDRPIRLEGKVLHPLTVKGRLAGALEVPIGRTPQDEALAATLAGQMSISLENARLYSELETLFRQYMSPDVAQSLLADPQTAALGGELVELTALFADLKGFTSFSERVAPGEIVEMLNRYHTAAVPIVLGNGGTIVQFVGDALLALFNAPARQEDHALAAVRAALAMQEAAEEIAAGTPGYPRFRIGVNTGEALVGNIGSPELRGFNAMGDCVNVAARLEGIAEPGSVVIGQSTLDLIGPQAKTRPLGPLNLKGREQPVHAYVLSGLS
- the purL gene encoding phosphoribosylformylglycinamidine synthase subunit PurL, translated to MSLDTVKRAEDTPDERQPYAELGMKIDEYERVRQILGRRPTGSELAIYSVMWSEHCSYKSSKVHLRQFGTKAPESAALLVGMGENAGVVDIGDGWAATFKIESHNHPSYVEPHQGAATGVGGIVRDIMSMGARPIAVMDALRFGAADAHDTRRVLPGVVEGISHYGNCLGLPNIGGEVVFDPCYIGNPLVNALCVGLLRKDQIKLAVAPGPGNKVVLFGALTGPDGIGGASVLASATFEDESQAKRPSVQVGDPFMEKLLIECCLELYQADVVVGIQDLGAAGVSCATTELAAKGTGGMDVRLDLVPLRDPSLRPEEILMSESQERMMAVVTPDDIDAFMAICAKWDIPATVIGEVTDGGRLVMTWHGETIVDIPPGTAADEGPVYERPFHEPAGQVALNGDDPGRLDRPADLRAALLELLGSPNLASKEWVTSQYDRYVRGNTVLAQPADAGVLRISEAMPGAEETTRGIALATDGNGRYARLDPYAGAQLALAEAYRNVAVTGATPLAVTNCLNFGSPEDPEVMWQFAEAVRGLADACKTLGVPVTGGNVSFYNQTGSVPIHPTPVVGVLGVIDDVATRVRTGFTGDGDRIVLLGDTEEEFGGSEWAHVAHGHLGGLPPVARLESERDLALVLAEAASRGLLTGSHDLSDGGLAIALAEACMAQDVGCEVSLTGDDAFVDLFSESSARALVTVGPESFDAFAELCAAREVPCYGLGTTGGDSLKVAGVLDIPITELRETHTATLPGIFG